The DNA window CTGACCTAAGTTAGATCCCTGCTGGCCACAGCTTGATGACTGTCCTGAAGTAGAACCATGTTGCCCATAGCTAGAGGACTGACCTAAACCAGAGCCATGCTGACCAAAGCCAGATGACTCTCTTGAGCTAGAACCATGCTGACCAAAGCTAGAAGACTGACCTGAGCCAGATCCATGTTGGCTATGGCCAGAAGACTGACTTGAGCCAGATCTGTGTCTTCTGTGGCTATAAGATTGACCTGAGCCATATTGACTTGAACCATGTTGGCCATAGCTGGAGGACTGACCTAAGTTAGATCCCTGCTGGCCACAGCTTGATGACTGTCCTGAAGTAGAACCATGTTGCCCATAGCTAGAGGACTGACCTAAACCAGAGCCATGCTGACCAAAGCCAGATGACTCTCTAGAGCTAGAACCATGCTGACCAAAACTAGAAGACTGACCTGAGCCAGATCCATGTTGGCTGTGGCCAGAAGACTGACTTGAGCCAGATCTGTGTCTTCTGTGGCTATAAGATTGACCTGAGCCATATTGACTTGAACCATGTTGGCCATAGCTGGAGGACTGACCTAAGTTAGATCCCTGCTGGCCACAGCTTGATGACTGTCCTGAAGTAGAACCATGTTGCCCATAGCTAGAGGACTGACCTAAACCAGAGCCATGCTGACCAAAGCCAGATGACTCTCTAGAGCTAGAACCATGCTGACCAAAACTAGAAGACTGACCTGAGCCAGATCCATGTTGGCTGTGGCCAGAAGACTGACTTGAGCCAGATCTGTGTCTTCTGTGGCTATAAGATTGACCTGAGCCATATTGACTTGAACCATGTTGGCCATAGCTGGAGGACTGACCTAAGTTAGATCCCTGCTGGCCACAGCCTGATGACTGTCCTGAAGTAGAACCATGTTGCCCATAGCTAGAGGACTGACCTAAACCAGAGCCATGCTGACCAAAGCCAGATGACTCTCTTGAGCTAGAACCATGCTGACCAAAGCTAGAAGACTGACCTGAGCCATATCCATGTTGGCTGTGGCCAGAAGACTGACTTGAGCCAGATCTGTGTCTTCTGTGGCTATAAGATTGACCTGAGCCATATTGACTTGAACCATGTTGGCCATAGCTGGAGGACTGACCTAAGTTAGATCCCTGCTGGCCACAGCCTGATGACTGTCCTGAAGTAGAACCATGTTGCCCATAGCTAGAGGACTGACCTAAACCAGAGCCATGCTGACCAAAGCCAGATGACTCTCTTGAGCTAGAACCATGCTGACCAAAGCTAGAAGACTGACCTGAGCCAGATCCATGTTGGCTATGGCCAGAAGACTGACTTGAGCCAGACCTGTGTCGGCTGTGACCAGAATACTGACTGTACTGACTGGAGCTATATTGACTTGAGCCACATTGACCATGGTTGGAGGACTGACCTAAGTTAGATCCCTGCTGGCCACAGCCTGATGACTGTCCTGAAGTAAAACCATGTTGCCCAAAGCTAGAGGTTTGACCTAAGCCAGAGCCATGCTGACCAAAGCCAGATGACTCTCTTGAGCTAGAACCATGCTGACCAAAGCTAGAAGACTGACCTGAGCCAGATCCATGTTGACTGTGGCCAGAAGACTGACGTGAGCCAGATCTGTGTCTGCTGTGGCTATAAGACTGACTTGAGCCATATTGACTAGAGCCATGTTGCCCATAGGTAGAGGACTGACCTAAGTTAGATCCCTGCTGTCCACAGCTTGATGACTGTCCTGAAGTAGAACCGTGTTGCCCATAGGTAGAGGACTGACCTAAGCCAGATCCATGTTGACCAAAGCCAGATGACTCTCTAGAGCTAGAACCATGCTGACCAAAGCTAGAAGACTGACCTGAGCCAGATCCATGTTGGCTGTGGCCAGAAGACTGACTTGAGCCAGACCTGTGTTGACTGTGACCAGAATACTGGCTTGAGCCATGTTGACCATAGCTAGAGGAGTTAGATCCATGTTGGCCACAGCTTTGTGACTGTCCTGAGGTGGAACCATGTTGTTCATAGCTAGAGGATTGACCTAAGCCAGTTCTATGCTGATTAAATCCAGAAGACTCTCCTGAGCCAGACCTGTGTTGTCTAAAGCCAGAAGGCTGAcctgaaccagtcctttgttggcCATAGCTAGATGTCTGACTTGATTCAGACCTATACTGGCCATGATTAAGAGATTGACTTGATCCAGAAATGTGTTGGCCACAGCTGGATGACTGACCTGACCCAGATCCATATTGACCACAGCTAGTAGAGTGACCTGAGCTAGGTCCATGTTGGCTACAGTTCGGTGACTGTCTTGAAGTAGAACTAGGCTGTTCATAGCTAGAGGATTGACCTATGCCAGTTCCGTGGTGACTAAAGCCAGAAGACTGACCTGAGCTAGATCTATGTTGTCCATAGCAAGAGGACTGACCTGATCCAGACCCATGTTGGATACTGCTAGACGGGTGTCCTGAGCCTGACCTGTGTTGGCCATAACTAGATACCTCACTTGAACTAGAAGTAGAACAGTTTCCTTGTTCTTCACAATTTCCTGATTGATATCCTTCATTTGATTCATGCCATCTCTCCTGAGAAGGCTGGCCTGAGCCATAGCCATGACCATAACCAGCAGGCTGATTTGAATTTGACCAGTGGCCTTGTCCTCCACAACTCCCTGAGATGAATCCATGATGCTCCTTACTAGGTGACTGGCTTGATTTTTTCTTATGTTGTCTATTACCCACAGATTCATTTGAGTCAGACCAATTTTGATCAGAACTGAAAGACTGATCCTCTGAGTGGCTCACATGCCCTTGTTCTCCATAAGTGCCTGACCAGTTTCTTGAGTTTGATCTTGTTCCATGGTTGCTTGAATGAGTATAACCAACTTCTTCACTTCTAGACCAAGCATGCTGATGAGAGCCATGCTTGTTTTTCTTGCTACCCTTGGAGTGGCCTGAAATTGactccctccttcttcccctaGAGCTTTGCCTGTCCCCAGAACTAGACAAGCCTCCTTGATGCCCAGTTATTCTGGAGCTGGACCTCGACCTGTGTCTAATGCTACCTCTCGAGCCTCTGGAATGGGAATCATTCTCTCCTTCACACCAACTTAAGTTACTGGAAGATGATTTTTGCCCTTCATCTTCTTCTGTTTCACTCTGTTCCTCTTGGTCCTGGTGACTGTGACCTCTTTGCTTTGACCCTGAAGCTTGGCAGTAATCTTTGCTGACGATTTTATTACAGGCCCGAGCCAGCTTGAATATCATCAGAAGATACTCAGTAAATTCTACTTTCTTGTTATGGTCTTGATCTAGATTTTGCATGATGATATCTACAGTGTCTGGATCATCTGGATTCTGTATAGGAACAAAGTACAAAAGGAAGCTCTGTGAGTGTGCAGCACACACTGAGCTAACCAATTGAAGGAAGACTGTAGAAATGTGAGTGCTTAGCTTAATTAAGTGGAGCTCAGTCTCATAGTCCTTTAGACTGGACTTCCCTATTCtgggcagaaagagagagagtaatatgcaatgaagacctagaagGGGATGCAACTGGGTATGACAAGGAGCAGGggattattttttaaggaatggGTCAAATGAATGTGATTagctaatttataaataataataaccactGGGGGTTCAAGGATGGTTAATGAGAGGAAGTGATGTCTTTTGATTGATAGGTTGGATTAGTCAAATAAagaggtggggaaaggagaggggagaaaggCTGTTGCAGACAGGGAACAATATGAACAGAGAGCTGGAGTTGAAAGGAAGCATGGCCCATACAAAGAACTGAGAGATTCGGGATTGCTAAATGTGGAGTCTCAATAGTCAAGAGATATGGCTGGAGAGATAAATCAGGACTAGATCATGCATTTTGAGCTGTGTTAAGGAAATTTGGGATTTTAGAGCTGGGAACTGTGAAGGATTTTGAGTTGAGTTGTGAAATGATTTGATTTGCATATAATGCTGAGCTTGGAAGTAGAAGGTGGTCTGAACCAAACGACTAGTAATAGTGATGAAGAGAAATGAGCTGTTGAGAGACTGTTGGTGAATTTTATGGGGGTTGGAGGGTGGAGGATCCTGCTGAGAGAGAAAGCCAAGAATGGCACCAGATTATGCCTTGGTTGAAGAGGAATAAGGAGTTTAGAGGGGAAGATGATGAGTTTTGCATCTGGTATCGAATTTAAGACCTCCATAGGAATCCAAATAAAACTATTCTGTACACAGCTTGATTTAATGAATTGAAGATCAAGAGCTAGATCTAAGTTTACGAATATTTACTCCTTAGCTAACATTAGAGGGTGGTAGTtactttattttatgatttaggAGTAACATGCTAATTTCCTGAACTCAGAAGCATTATTATGCCAGAATCTCAGAAATGGACAGTGGTCAGGATATctgaagaaaggcaaagaaagggaagaagataaatttcatctattttaaagtttttctgaGAACCAACTCAGTTTCTTTCCAGAAGAATTATTCACACAGGACATTATTTAATCCATGGATTTCCCCCTATTGTTTAGTAGGATCACTTCCCTTGGACATGTTATGGAAAAATTATGAATCAACTTTTGATCTTACTGCAAGCCTGTGCTAAGTAGGAAAAGTCCTCTATGGGTTTGACATCTATGACAAAAAGGTAGGAAGGGGTGATGAAAAGAATTGCAGCTGTGTTCAGTCCTGACTTGGAGTTCTTACCTTCAGAATTTGACCAAACTCATTTTCCAAAAGTTCTTTCAGTTCTGCCTTGTTCAACATGTCACACTCCCCATCCTGGTTGGCATATTGGTAGAAAATATCGATGACAGTAACAATGCTTTGTAGAAGTTTTGACATCTTTTTGTAAATTCAAATTAACCTAGAGGGAAAATAAGGACAGAGATCCACCTACTATTATCCTTTTCTCATGTTTAAATAGATAAGTAGTCATTTGTAATAATTGTGCAGCATTAGTCAGCCATAATTAATTTCATCCTGTCACAATAAAGAACCAATCCAGAGTTGAATGACTGGTTCAACCCATGTAGCAAGAAAGTGATGTAATTAGGAACAGTGTCTCTTCTTTCTATGCCTGAATTAATGCAGCAGCAATCACTTTCTGTTTCTGGCTCCCTGCTTCTACCAGGGATAATTGTAAGAGCTTTGTTGTGGAGCTATAGGGATCCTAGGTGCTCCAGTCTGTCCACTTCCTCAGTTTCTCTCTAGTTCCAAACCCTCACTCTAGGGAGGGACAGCCCCATCATCTTTGTTTGTGCCTGCCTCTAGCTGAGAGGCACCAGGACTCACTTGGATGCTCAAGACTCTAGGCCAGAGGAAGTAGACAAAGTAGGCAAAGCCAACCAATATGGAGCTAGGGGCTGTTGCTATGAGGCTcagcttctgtttttcttctttaagcagGACTGACCCTCAggcttcaggcttcccaggtggtccagtgagtggtaaagaatcctcctgccaatgcaggagacccaggagacgtgagtgcaatccctgggtcagaaagattccctggaggaggaaatggcaacctactccagtattcttgcctggagaaccccatggacagaggagcctggcaagctacagaccatggggtagcaaagagctgagTGTGACAGGATGATGAGCATGACTCTCAAGCTTTAcaccaaagagaaaaatctcaaaggaGGCAACAATCCTGGTGGATAACTTGAGCCTTGTGATCTTTAAGGAAATGGCCCCAAAGAAGGAGATACTACTCGTCTCAGTCTTCACTTTCCTCCTCAACAAAGTTAAACTTACACCAAAGTTCCCCCAAGTATGTATATTAAAAAGGAGCCTGGTACCCAGAGCTTGTTTGCCTTAGAGCATGTCATGGATTCTCATAATTTATACCCCTAAATGCTCCTCACTTACCTGGCTCACCAGAGGAACAAGTAGGATGGAGGCTGAAGTAGCTTACAGGGTGCTGCTAGTGGGGATAGTGGCCTTTTTATAGAAGGAATAATGGTCTATCTTAGGGAGGAGCTGCTCTCTTTGAGATGTCCTAATTCATTCCCAGACAAGTCCAGTtccacctccatctccaccttCTCACTTCCTTACCCACCCACCTGAGATTGCGTTAGCAGTTCCCAAATCTGGGCTAGTACCAACCCCACCTGCCAGAGACCTCTTTGCTGTTCAACAAGGTATGAAGCATAATGTGTTGATAAGGAATTATCAACTTTAATTGAAGTTGAATGGAGTGTGTGCAGGGACATCAGAGACCAAATGTTGATAAATCATGAAATCTGATCTTTAGAAAGAACCCCAAAGATCATCTAGTCAAACtgtcttttttaaacttattttcttctataaaattcCAGTCAAGGTGTCACCCATGATATTATTACCTTTTGGAATGGATAATGACTGCAGAGGCTCTTTTATCTCTTTACTTAAGTCTGTTTATGAGACCTTAGTGTATGCATGTATCTGTGTGctaagctgctcagtcgtgccaactctttgtgaccccatgcagtgtagcccaccaggctcctctgtccatggaattctctaggaaaggatactggagttggttgccacgcccttctccaggggatcttcctgacctagggatcgaacctgggtttcctgcattgcaggtggattctttaccgtctgagacctTAGTGGCCATTCATAAATGCAACTTTCATTCAACCAGTATCTAACCTTGCAAAGAAATCCAAGCTCTTTCTAGCATTGGTATCCAGGGTTCTTCATAATCTGGACTGCGGCCACTCTGTAACCGCATCTGTTTACTCCCTATTCTTTGTGCTCAACCAGTAATTAACTTCATAAACATTCCTGGATGTATCATActatttcatatgtatattttggAATATCTTTTGTTGTTATCTGCTTGGCAAACTGCTATTCATTTTTGAATCTTACCTTTCATATTCTGTAGGAAATCTTTCCTGAATTACTTGAGAGAGAGATATAATTTTATCCCTTATTCATAATTTTAACATTAGTCACACACTATCATAGTCTTTTAAAATTGTCTTACtatgtaattaatatttaataaaattagaaaatatagataaatatagaaAGGTTAATGAAAATGCATGTACTCTTATTGCCCAGAAATAGCTGCCGTTAATTATTTGGTGCATATCCTttcatacacacacgtatatatttGTCTGTGTGCCTTTGTCACTTCCAGGCTATGATCTCCTTAGAACACAGAACACGCTTTATATAGTCCCTGTGTCGTTTGGAGACACAGCACATTGGTTGGCACATAAAGGTCCCCATAGATGTCTGTTGAATTGAAAGAGGAGTAAGGCTCATGACTGCAGTGATCTGCACTGATCACTTCTGTTTTTTCACAGGTTAGGGTctgccctctctcttcctctgttcaCTTCAGAGGACATGATTTTACCTGGATATAAACTGAATCTTAATTGAATCTTCCTTTACATTAGGAATCGTCCCTGAAGACTTTTCTCTACACTCTGTCTGTTGGAAATGTATAGTACAAGTCTCACTGAAGTTGGGTGAATGACACAGACTTACAACTTACACAATATGATCATCAGGGATTGGGAAGGAGTGGTAGCAACTATTGggaaatgataaattatatgatTCCAAATTCAACCACTATTCGGCTGCATGCTTTGTTCTAAGTGTTACTCAGAGGGCTGTAGAGTCACTATCCATTCTGTGGTGATGTTTCCTTTGGATGCCTGATTTGGACCAGGTTGTCACGCTTCATCAGAGGTGTGACTGAGACTGTGGAATTGCAGGGGAGGTGGAATTTGTTGAGGGCTAATTTCCTGCAGGAGCTGGCTGTCATCACAGAGGGAAGAAAGCATGGTGGGTGAAACATGTTTCTGGGGCTAGTGCTCTCCTGCAGGAGGGGTTGGCAAGCTTTTCTGTAAAGGATCAGGTATTAAGTATTATAGGCTTGTAGACCAGGTGGGCTTTGTTACAACTCTCACCTCTGTTCTTGTAGCATGAAAGCATCATAGATGATGTGCAAACAGATCAgcatggctgtgtttcaataaaacctAATGATTGACTTGACCCttaaatttcataatttcacatgtgacatatttttttttttccaacccttAAGAGTGTAGAAAGCATTCTTAGCTTGTGTGCCATTTTTAACAAATTGGTGATGCCCTACATATGGCCTGTGGGCTGTAGTTTGCCTCCTGCTGGCCCTGTTCTGTATTTGCTTGCCAAGAAAGCAGAGGAGAATCTAAAGGGAAGAGAAGGGCTGGGAAGTGTGGGACATCGTTACCACAAACAGTTGGGAGAGAAAAGTGTGTATGTCTGTGAAAGTCAGCATACatgaggaggcaggaaggggaacAAGCTGACTGTTCAAGGGTGGTAAATTTTGACTTGATATAAGGGAGAAACTTTTAACATCTGTGTTGGCTGAAAGTGCAGTGAGCTTTTTACAAAGTACTTGTATTTATTGTCAGGGGTATTAAAGGAACTTTCATGTATCATGTAGCAGTTTTAATCCTTTCAGTACTTTatgattttctgattttcttccaaAATCAACAACCAGTATTTGATGAGCTTTACTGCTCAGTTTATTGTCACGAGAAAACAGGCATGGCCAGTGCCTTTTGGCCTCTTGTCTACCTTTTGAGAATTACTAATGTAAGAGTTGGAATGATTGTCACAGAAGTCCTTTCTAAAACAGATTTGTGATTTTACCAGAGTAGGTTCTTTACATTAACAGGGTGGGCATGAAGTCCCCTTCCCCTATCCACCATCAGTTTGGTTGTTGGTTTTCCCCTTGGAGGTGACAGGATTCAGGAAAAGAGATTTCTTAAGGTAAGTGACATGTTATAGGTTTTTCAGTGCCTTATGTGTTGGCCCAAGAAAAAAATTACGTTGCCGTTTATGccaagcctggtgctctgtgccCTTATGTCCTTCATTCTgtcaatcctcacaacaaccgTATGATGTGGGTAATATTACctgcatttttcagatgaaaaaactgaagttcaaaaacaaaactcatttctAGTCACTCAGTTATTAAGTGGAGAAGGAAGTTTCAAACTCAAATTTGTTTCTTCCTAAAAATAGCTAGGGAAtgggggactttttttttcttttattggaaaAGAAAGGGGGTGAAGGACAGTTCATGAGGACtctaattttaacttaaaaaaaaccaatcaacaaacaaaaagatcGGTGAGGATAAACAGTGAGTTTTCTTCCCACCCCTGTTCAGTCACATTTTCACCCTTGTCTGCAAGGTGCACTGTTCCTATAGCGCCATCTGCTGAGTCTGATGGAAATGCTAGGGAAAGCCTCCTTGTCCTTTCTTTTACCCTCAAATCCTCAAGTAATTTCTGAGCGTTCTTTAAAGTTTAGTGTCTTTGAATGAGGAGACTGTGTAAAAACAGGGGAATAACAGCAGAGAGTGTTGCTGGTCATGATTAGGGGATAAATGGAATCAAAAGAAGTCAGCTGTAATATAAAACTGGCCAAGAAGCCTTTCCTCTATATTCTCCCCAGGTACAGGGTTAATTTGTCCTCTTatctcaaaagaataaaaaatggattttatataattttaaagctttGTATGATGTGTTGATCTATCTCTAAGCTCCAGCTCCAGGCCCTGGAATATCTCTGCTTGAGAACTGaccttctttttcctattctatctcagtattctctttttttgccacctgatgtgaagaattgactcattggaaaagaccctgatgctggggaagattacgagatggttggattgtgtcactgacgtgatggacgtgaatttgagcaagctccggga is part of the Odocoileus virginianus isolate 20LAN1187 ecotype Illinois chromosome 5, Ovbor_1.2, whole genome shotgun sequence genome and encodes:
- the LOC139035003 gene encoding hornerin-like, which translates into the protein MDSSQGVVEDKATGQIQISLLVMVMAMAQASLLRRDGMNQMKDINQEIVKNKETVLLLVQVRYLVMANTGQAQDTRLAVSNMGLDQYRSESSQTSSYGQQRTGSGQPSGFRQHRSGSGESSGFNQHRTGLGQSSSYEQHGSTSGQSQSCGQHGSNSSSYGQHGSSQYSGHSQHRSGSSQSSGHSQHGSGSGQSSSFGQHGSSSRESSGFGQHGSGLGQSSTYGQHGSTSGQSSSCGQQGSNLGQSSTYGQHGSSQYGSSQSYSHSRHRSGSRQSSGHSQHGSGSGQSSSFGQHGSSSRESSGFGQHGSGLGQTSSFGQHGFTSGQSSGCGQQGSNLGQSSNHGQCGSSQYSSSQYSQYSGHSRHRSGSSQSSGHSQHGSGSGQSSSFGQHGSSSRESSGFGQHGSGLGQSSSYGQHGSTSGQSSGCGQQGSNLGQSSSYGQHGSSQYGSGQSYSHRRHRSGSSQSSGHSQHGYGSGQSSSFGQHGSSSRESSGFGQHGSGLGQSSSYGQHGSTSGQSSGCGQQGSNLGQSSSYGQHGSSQYGSGQSYSHRRHRSGSSQSSGHSQHGSGSGQSSSFGQHGSSSRESSGFGQHGSGLGQSSSYGQHGSTSGQSSSCGQQGSNLGQSSSYGQHGSSQYGSGQSYSHRRHRSGSSQSSGHSQHGSGSGQSSSFGQHGSSSRESSGFGQHGSGLGQSSSYGQHGSTSGQSSSCGQQGSNLGQSSSYGQHGSSQYGSGQSYSHRRHRSGSSQSSGHSQHGSGSGQSSSFGQHGSSSRESSGFGQHGSGLGQSSSYGQHGSTSGQSSSCGQQGSNLGQSSSYGQRGSSQYGSSQYSGRRRHGSASGQSSSFGQHGSSSRQSSGFGQHESGLGQSSTYRHHGSTSGQSSSCGGSGSGQSSSYGQQISGSGQSSSYGQCGSGLGQSSHCSQQRSGLGQSSGHVQCGTGSSQSSSCRQFGSGWSQSSSYSQHRSGSGQCSTQSQHGSGLGQCSTSEQPGPGSCHSSSSGQCGSGSGQCSSYEQYELQGRCRSSSSGTHGGYSRPQIGSTPNQSRRNSQEWSRYSQKERSRSCSPTSSKSDGYESICGQSETCRQQSQGCSQGQTESGYSYSNCNEGQPGDSYRQEESSSSCGFRQFTPSYGESRSNSSNTLLICKEDNRQGGKYYQREGGHYGGRDTNSSFYKLRSSTPLYEYVQEQRC